The sequence GTGTTAATGCTAATGCAAGTACAATTAAAGAAATTGACTTAAAAAACCCTGATTATTTTATGGCTTCTGAAAACATTTTTCAGGTAGCAAAAGATAGTGGCTGGTGGAAAGAAAACGAAGAACCATTTAGTTTTTGTTATGTATATGCACCAAAAAGCAGGAAATCATACGCATCAAGCAGGAGAGAATGGAGAGTTTTTGATTTGCTTGCTCCATCACTAAAATTAGACCCTAATGCCAGAGATTATCCGTTTTCTATTAAACCCGATGAACCGGTTACATTAGAAAAACTTATTTCTATTTTCAAAGATTATTATGAAGGAACCGAATTCAATTTTGCAAAGGACATTACATATAAAAATAAAAAAGGTGAAAAAGTTTTGTCACCACTTTCAAACCCGTTTATGCCTTATGATATGAACAAAGTATTTAATATTTCAGGCGGCTGGGGCTGGCGGGGCGAAAGAACTATTGCAAGATGGTACACTATGTATGCAACTATCATTCAATCAAGAGATTGGATGCCTGATGATGTTGGCGGTGTAGTTTGGCTGGCTATGGATAATGTTGCTTCTTCGATTTACGTCCCTGTTTATTGTGGAGTAAATGATTTAGCAAAACCTTACAAAATACCGGGAAGAGTTAATGGTTATACTCGCGAATCAGCATGGTGGGCTTTTAACAGGTTAGGTACATTAGCCGCTCAAAGATGGGGAGATATGCGACATGATTTAGATGCAGTGTGGGTTCCATGGCAAAAAGAATTACTTGACAATCAGAAAACCATTGAGCAAAATGCATTAAAAATAAGCGACCTGAAAAAAAGGAAACAATTTCTTACCAAATATACTATTAAATGGGAAAATAAAGTTGTAAACAAAGCATGGGAACTTGGTGATTTTCTATGGACAAAATACGATGAAAAATTCTAAACTTAATAATTGGGTAATATTTAATAATATAAGAAATAATAAAGGTGTGTTTAGCAATTAGTTGAGCACTATTAAAAATAACATGCAATGATGAAAGTATATTTTTATTTATCTATTTTAATACTCTTAGCTTGTTCAACAGATAGTCAAAAAATTGAAAAACTTCAAACTGAAAATCAAATTTTAAAAGACAAACTTGAAAAAATTGAAAATGAAATAAATAATTTTCAGTTTTCCGCAATTGGAATGGAAAAAAACAGCAAAATAAGTCTTGGAAAAGAATATATAGCGGAAATTGGAATTGTTATTTCAAAAAAATCGTATCCAATTAATGTTCAATTAGGAGACATTATTAATAACGAATTTCATCCAAGTGGAGATACTTTAACTGAAAAACATTCTGAATTTAGAATATATAGACATACCCCTAAAAATATTGGTGTTTTTCAGTATAGTTGGAAAGTCGAATTTGATTTTTTCGATTCAACAATTGTAAGATTCTTTACGATGGAATATTCAGTAATGGAATAAAGTACAGAATTAGAATGAAACAGTGCTCAACACAAGCTATGCACAATAAGGGCAATGTGCTAAATTTGAAATGATTACATAAGAAATAAACACCGCCAAATCTTCGATATTGGCGTTTAAAATGAAAAACATAAGGTAAAATTAAAAATTTGGCTATGTGCGTAACGGAAAGTTTTATACTTTTAATCCCATACTGTGCCTAACCAAAACGTTGTATTTTATACCAAAACAAATATATGTTTAATAACATTCACTATTATAGTGAACTTTTTTGCATTATAATTTACCTTTGTTAAAGATATAATTTAATGATAATCGAGTTTGAAAAGGAATACTTAGAACAATTGTACTCAGAGGGGAAAGCAAAAGGGAAAAAGTATCGCTTTCAACCAACAGTAATAAAACAATATAAAAACACGATTGACAAATTGAGAACTGCTAAACGGATAGAAGATTTATTCTTACTTAAAAGTCTGAATTATGAAAAATTAATAGGGAGCAAAAAAGGATTAGAATCAGTTCGGGT is a genomic window of Bacteroidales bacterium containing:
- a CDS encoding type II toxin-antitoxin system RelE/ParE family toxin; translation: MIIEFEKEYLEQLYSEGKAKGKKYRFQPTVIKQYKNTIDKLRTAKRIEDLFLLKSLNYEKLIGSKKGLESVRVNQQYRIEFRSKQESKEPNIVTICSIIELSKHYD
- a CDS encoding C69 family dipeptidase → MKTNQVIYYLLIITFFVSQKQLLSQNKSDWEGGFPDGCTSITVGKSASADGSVITSHTDDSHRTRSWIDIVPAKEYKEGSTFMLYKRYPNDSLAMPAYNHEPIGAIPQIESTYGYINTAYPCMNEKQLAIGESTFGGRESLQSDDGLIDCQRLYQLILERCSSAREAIKMADELTKEYGWNDYGECLTISDKKEVWHFEILGPGKGQVGAIWVAQRVPDEHVSVNANASTIKEIDLKNPDYFMASENIFQVAKDSGWWKENEEPFSFCYVYAPKSRKSYASSRREWRVFDLLAPSLKLDPNARDYPFSIKPDEPVTLEKLISIFKDYYEGTEFNFAKDITYKNKKGEKVLSPLSNPFMPYDMNKVFNISGGWGWRGERTIARWYTMYATIIQSRDWMPDDVGGVVWLAMDNVASSIYVPVYCGVNDLAKPYKIPGRVNGYTRESAWWAFNRLGTLAAQRWGDMRHDLDAVWVPWQKELLDNQKTIEQNALKISDLKKRKQFLTKYTIKWENKVVNKAWELGDFLWTKYDEKF